A window of Amycolatopsis australiensis contains these coding sequences:
- a CDS encoding TetR/AcrR family transcriptional regulator C-terminal domain-containing protein — translation MTGRRGRPPKDVLSRDRILREALALVDEDGLAAVSMRKLARRLGVDPMSLYNHVDGKDALLDGIAEVLLAAIPPPPPGAGLRETMSALAHGFRAAMLGHPRAAPLVLTRQLASMTALAPVEAVLGPLLAAGFPPDRAVHALRAVLAFLIGTLMREVEAAPTFSGTDPEGVRRRLETLEEAGLPAVSAAAPFLAVCDHEAEFEFGLRILLDALAAG, via the coding sequence GTGACCGGCCGGCGCGGCCGTCCGCCGAAGGACGTCCTGTCGCGGGACCGGATCCTGCGGGAGGCGCTCGCGCTCGTCGACGAGGACGGCCTGGCGGCGGTCAGCATGCGCAAGCTCGCGCGCCGGCTCGGCGTCGACCCGATGAGCCTGTACAACCACGTCGACGGCAAGGACGCGTTGCTGGACGGGATCGCCGAGGTCCTGCTGGCCGCGATTCCCCCGCCACCGCCGGGAGCGGGGCTGCGGGAGACGATGTCCGCGCTGGCGCACGGCTTCCGGGCCGCGATGCTCGGCCATCCGCGCGCGGCACCGCTCGTGCTCACCCGCCAGCTCGCGTCGATGACGGCGCTCGCGCCGGTGGAGGCGGTGCTCGGCCCGCTGCTCGCGGCGGGCTTCCCGCCGGACCGCGCGGTGCACGCGCTGCGGGCGGTGCTGGCGTTCCTGATCGGCACGCTGATGCGGGAGGTCGAGGCCGCGCCGACGTTCAGCGGCACCGATCCCGAGGGCGTCCGCCGCCGGCTGGAGACGCTCGAGGAGGCGGGCCTGCCCGCGGTGTCCGCGGCGGCGCCGTTCCTCGCGGTCTGCGACCACGAGGCGGAGTTCGAGTTCGGGCTGCGGATCCTGCTCGACGCGCTCGCCGCGGGCTAG
- a CDS encoding GTP pyrophosphokinase, translating to MTTDPAAEDLREAADELAVAGQLPRFLLMYKFAIEELMTKLRILSEEFDFVHRHDPIEHITSRVKRPEAIKEKVRRRGLGEDWIAVAHVLDDIAGIRVVCPFVSDVYEVARMLTAQDDVELLRTKDYIARPKPNGYRSLHLIVRIPVFLSDRVEKVKVEVQLRTIAMDFWAAVEHKLSYKYADSVPPDFAGELAAAAKTAADLDARMAALHERIR from the coding sequence GTGACCACCGACCCGGCGGCCGAGGACCTGCGGGAGGCGGCCGACGAGCTCGCCGTCGCCGGACAGCTCCCGCGGTTCCTCCTGATGTACAAGTTCGCCATCGAAGAGCTGATGACGAAGCTGCGGATCCTCAGCGAGGAGTTCGACTTCGTCCACCGGCACGACCCGATCGAGCACATCACCAGCCGGGTGAAGCGGCCGGAAGCCATCAAGGAGAAGGTGCGCCGGCGCGGGCTGGGCGAAGACTGGATCGCCGTCGCGCACGTCCTCGACGACATCGCCGGCATCCGGGTGGTCTGCCCGTTCGTCTCCGACGTCTACGAGGTCGCCCGGATGCTCACCGCGCAGGACGACGTCGAGCTCCTGCGCACCAAGGACTACATCGCCCGCCCGAAGCCCAACGGCTACCGCAGTCTTCACCTGATCGTGCGAATCCCGGTGTTCCTGTCCGACCGGGTGGAGAAGGTGAAGGTCGAGGTGCAGCTGCGCACCATCGCCATGGACTTCTGGGCCGCGGTCGAGCACAAGCTGTCCTACAAGTACGCCGACAGCGTCCCCCCGGACTTCGCGGGCGAGCTGGCCGCGGCCGCCAAGACCGCGGCCGACCTCGACGCCCGGATGGCCGCGCTGCACGAACGCATCCGCTAG
- a CDS encoding ester cyclase — MTEFDIPAPEVLAARQKLVLDHFRDEVAQDWDATLATFPHPHYEVVATMTVHDGDHAVRGYYHETRTAFPDQRHELIALRHSADAVIVEFWLLGTHLGPLGPIPPTGSRFRVRMTAYFVFDADENLVCERIYFDTLSMLKQLIGGLDKKKPKNWPLLARVARGFLAMSGGRPDPRLTETTEPVLRAV, encoded by the coding sequence ATGACCGAGTTCGACATCCCCGCGCCCGAGGTCCTCGCGGCCCGGCAGAAGCTCGTGCTCGACCACTTCCGCGACGAAGTGGCCCAGGACTGGGACGCCACGCTCGCGACCTTCCCCCACCCGCACTACGAGGTGGTCGCGACCATGACGGTCCACGACGGCGACCACGCCGTGCGCGGCTACTACCACGAAACCCGCACCGCGTTCCCCGACCAGCGCCACGAGCTGATCGCGCTGCGGCACAGCGCGGACGCGGTGATCGTCGAGTTCTGGCTGCTGGGCACCCACCTCGGCCCGCTCGGCCCGATCCCGCCGACGGGCTCGCGCTTCCGGGTCCGGATGACGGCCTACTTCGTCTTCGACGCCGACGAAAACCTCGTGTGCGAGCGCATCTACTTCGACACGCTGTCGATGCTCAAACAGCTGATCGGCGGGCTGGACAAGAAGAAGCCGAAGAACTGGCCGCTGCTGGCCCGCGTCGCCCGCGGCTTCCTGGCGATGTCCGGCGGGCGCCCCGACCCGCGGCTGACCGAGACGACGGAACCGGTCCTGCGGGCGGTCTGA
- a CDS encoding cytochrome P450, translating into MTVLDRAKPVIRWGLGHAIPRTVLRREARRGDLQGRMVVAAAGGHDLTGLFEEIRAAGPLARTRFGWMTTTHAAVREVLSSEDFRVGVLGSDGSALGRLAAWSAGEHLHPVRPPSLLAVNPPEHTRYRKLVTGVFTVRAVEQLRGRVQEIADGLLDALDPGRPVDLVETYCGLLPVTVISEILGVPPSDLGKVLSLGAAAAPSLDLGLGWRTFRHVESALAEFDAWLGEHLEHLRRHPGDDLFSKLVAARDGGVGLTETELKSTAGLVLAAGFETTVNLLGSGIALLAGAPGQLAVLRERPQLWANAVEEVLRYDPPVLLTGRLATRATEVAGVRLPRGALVTTVLAGANRDPAVFTDPGTFDVTREGARDHVSFGAGRHHCLGASLARMEGEIGLRTIFERFPGLRVLPGGRRRETRILRGYETLPAVLAA; encoded by the coding sequence GTGACGGTGCTCGACCGCGCGAAACCGGTGATCAGGTGGGGTCTCGGCCACGCGATCCCGCGGACCGTGCTGCGCCGCGAGGCCCGGCGCGGCGACCTGCAGGGCCGGATGGTCGTCGCCGCGGCCGGCGGGCACGACCTGACCGGCCTGTTCGAGGAGATCCGCGCCGCCGGGCCGCTCGCCCGCACCCGGTTCGGCTGGATGACGACCACGCACGCCGCGGTCCGGGAAGTGCTGTCCAGTGAAGACTTCCGCGTCGGCGTCCTCGGTTCCGACGGCTCGGCCCTCGGCAGGCTGGCCGCGTGGTCGGCCGGCGAGCACCTGCACCCGGTACGGCCGCCGTCGCTGCTGGCCGTCAACCCGCCCGAGCACACCCGCTACCGCAAGCTGGTCACCGGCGTGTTCACCGTGCGCGCCGTCGAGCAGCTGCGCGGCCGGGTGCAGGAGATCGCGGACGGCCTGCTCGACGCGCTGGACCCCGGACGCCCGGTCGACCTCGTCGAGACCTACTGCGGCCTGCTGCCGGTGACCGTGATCAGCGAAATCCTCGGCGTGCCGCCGTCCGACCTCGGCAAGGTGCTGTCGCTGGGCGCGGCCGCCGCGCCGAGCCTCGACCTGGGGCTGGGCTGGCGCACGTTCCGCCACGTCGAGTCGGCGCTGGCCGAGTTCGACGCCTGGCTCGGCGAGCACCTCGAGCACCTGCGCCGGCACCCCGGCGACGACCTGTTCAGCAAGCTCGTCGCGGCCCGCGACGGCGGCGTCGGCCTCACCGAGACGGAGCTGAAGTCCACCGCGGGCCTGGTGCTGGCGGCCGGTTTCGAGACGACCGTCAATCTGCTCGGCAGCGGGATCGCCCTCCTGGCCGGCGCTCCCGGGCAGCTCGCCGTGCTGCGCGAGCGGCCGCAGCTGTGGGCCAACGCCGTCGAGGAGGTCCTGCGGTACGACCCGCCGGTCCTGCTGACCGGCCGGCTCGCGACGCGCGCGACGGAGGTGGCCGGGGTCCGGCTGCCGCGCGGGGCGCTGGTGACCACCGTGCTGGCCGGCGCGAACCGCGACCCCGCGGTGTTCACCGACCCGGGCACCTTCGACGTCACGCGCGAGGGCGCCCGCGACCACGTGTCGTTCGGCGCCGGCCGCCACCACTGCCTGGGCGCCTCCCTCGCGCGGATGGAGGGCGAAATCGGGTTGCGCACGATCTTCGAGCGGTTCCCCGGCCTGCGCGTGCTGCCCGGTGGCCGTCGCCGCGAGACGCGGATCCTGCGCGGCTACGAAACCCTGCCCGCGGTGCTCGCCGCGTGA